The genomic window ACAGGAACCTTACAATCCTTTACCCGTTGAGAAACAGATAGTCGCTATATTTGCTGGTACGAACGGCTATCTGGACGACCTTCCCGTTGAGTCTGTGAGAAAGTTTGAAAAGGAGCTCTACGTATTCCTTGACAACGAAAGACCTGAAATACTCCAGGAAATCAGGGAGAAGAAAGCCCTTGATGACGAACTCAAGGGCAAGATAAAAGAGGCTCTTGACGCCTTTAAGGCAAAGTTCGTTCCATAATTGCGTGAAAGGTGTATATATAGGGTGTAGTGGTTTTTCCTACAAGGACTGGAGGGGGACTTTTTACCCCTCCGGTATATCTCAATCAGACCTTATAAGGTATTACGAGAAGTTCTTTGAAGTTCTTGAGATAAACTATACCTTTTACTCAATGCCCCACACTTATACCCTGGAAAGTTTCCTTAAGAAGACAAGGAGACTCAGGTTTTCTATAAAGGTGAACAGCGTCTTTACCCATGTTAGAAGCTATACAGACAACGAGCTTAGGAAATTTAAGGAAGGTATAAAGCCTATAGCAGAAAGCCAACGCTTTATAGCCTTGCTCTTCCAGTTCCCTCAAAACTTTACATACTCTCCAGAAAGCATGGTGTACCTTAAGAGACTCTCAGAGGATTTTGTGGGCTACGATAGAGCGATTGAATTGCGAAGCAGAAGTTTTAATAGGGCTGAAGTTTTTGAAGAGCTTGAGAGTCTTGGTTTTAATCTTGTAAATGTTGACGCTCCAAAGATAAAAGGTTTGCTTGTTGGACCGTGGAAGTCCGTCGGAAACTTCAACTACGTCCGCCTCCATGGTAGAAACAAAGACAAGTGGTTTAAAGGGGAAGAATCCTATGAGAGATACGATTACCTCTACTCTGAGGAAGAGTTGCTAGAGCTGAAGGATAAGATAGAAAAGCTTCGTCAAGGAAAGGATACTTACATTTTCTTCAACAACCATTACAGGGGAAAAGGCGCGCTGAACGCTTTGCAGCTCAAAGGCTTATTCTCTGAGGCTGTTGAAATCCCCAAGGGGCTTGTGGCTGCTTTCTCAAAGAGACTGTGGGAGTAGAAATTTATAAGATATTTCGTATATTATTATTTGCTCGGAGGTGGTCAGGTTGAAAAGACAGATGCTTAAGTCAAAGATTCACCGGTTAACAGTTACAGGGGCAGACCTTCATTACGAGGGGAGTCTCTCCCTTGACCTTGAGCTTATGGAAGCTGCCGACCTCTTACCCTTTGAGAAGATAGATGTATACAACATAAATACAGGTGCAAGATTCACAACATACGTTATACCAGCCCCAAGGTACTCTGGTACCGTGAGGTTAAACGGTGCAGCTGCAAGACTCGGTGCAAAAGGTGACCTGATAATAATAGCTTCCTATGCTGAGTATAACGAAAATGAACTTGAGTATTACAGCCCCAGGCTCGTTTACGTTGATTCAGAAAACAGGATCGTATCCCTTAAAAGGTCTATGGAGGAAGAAGATGTTCAATGTACCGGAGGTAACCCCAGAAGAGGCTAAGAAGCTTCTTGAAGAAGAAGGAGATAAGGTAGTCCTTTTGGATGTGAGAACTCCACCGGAGCACTTTCAACTCAGGATACCCAACTCGCTATTTGTGCCCCTGGACGATCTGAGGTATAAATATTCAGACCTTCCAAAGGATAAAAAGTACATAGTGTACTGCAGGAGTGGAGAAAGAAGCGCCTTTGCCACGTACTTCCTTAGACATATGGGTTATGAAGCTTACAATCTTGCAGGTGGGATAATATCCTGGCCCTACGAGAGAGAATCCGGAGAAGTCAAATCCTGAGTATCTCTTCAGCCTGGGATTGAGCCTGGAACAGGAGGTTTTTAACCTCGTAGGGTTCCATCCTCAGTTTTGGAGCGAACTTTTCTACAATACTGTCCAGTCTTTCACCTCCTATCTCAAGGGCCTCTTCAAGTATGCTTGCCTCCTGGAGTACAAGACTTAAAGGTTTGTTCGCGCCTGTGTAGGCATCTATTATTTCCTGGTCTATGTTTACCTCTCTCAGGAACTCTATCTTATTCACCCCAAGTATCTTGTCTATAAGGGAGAAAAGACCTACAAGATACGCCTCATTGGCGAGCTCTGGTTTCATCCTCTTCATTATCTCCTCAGCGAGTATAGCCCTTATTAGGGACTTCTTCCATAGGTAGGGATTTTCAACGGAGACGTAATCGTTGGTCGCTATGAGTAGGGTAAATTTCTTCAGATTATCCATGCCCAGGTAGGCACAAGCCTGTACAAGGTCTTTTATCTCCTTTCTCCTAGCAAAGTAAGCAGAGTTCACAAACCTTAGAAGTTTTGCCGACATACCTACGTCGCTCGCTATTATGCCTGCAAACTCCCTTATGCTCTGAACCGTATTCAGGGAAGCTATCATACGCATAAGGGTACTCTTCAGGAAGGGAGCTATCTCAAACTCTTTTACCAGAGATACGGAACCGAGATAGTTTCCTTCAAATAGGTCACCGTAACCTAAAACTTTGTTGTACTCCTTCTCAGACTCTATTCTGGATATGAGTATCTTCTTCTGCATCCTCTTCACGGCGTTTACCCTGCCTTCATCAACCGTTTGGGCTGAAAACTCAACTATATGGGACATGCGCAGTATATCCGCGTATTTTCCCGAATAGAGCTTCTCTGTTAGGGCTATAAGTCCCCCCTTCTCCTTGAGCTCTTCTATCCTCTTTATAGCGTTAGCGTAAAGAGATTGACCTATCTCTATCTGCGGAGGCATGAGCTGGAAAACAACCATCTCCGTTGGCAGGAGGTCAAGAACTTTGTTCAGAAGCGAATCTAAGGTTACGTTTATAAAGACTTTTTTATTATCGGATACTCTTTTCAGACCAAGCTCGGCTACCAGCTCAGCGATTATGAAGGTCGCCTTGTTAAAAGGTATATCCGAAGGGTACTTTTCAAGGTCGTCACTCCTTCTCAGATAAACTTCATAACCGTATATGCTCCTCTCCGCGTTAAATACCGGCTGTCGGGCTATTACGAAGCTCATCTATCTTCTCCCTGAGCTCTGGGTAGAGGGGAAACTGCTCGCATAGCCCCTTTACCTCTTCTTTCACTCTCTCTATAACTTTATCGTCTCCTATATTTTTTACAACAGTGGATATCATTTTCGCTATCTTCTTCATTTCTTCCTCTTTCATACCTCGGGTTGTGAGTGCAGAGGTTCCTATCCTTATGCCACTCGTTACAGTCGGCTTCTGGGGATCAAAGGGTACAGCATTCTTGTTAACCGTGATATTGGCACGTCCAAGAGCTTCTTCAACCTCCTTTCCGGTAAGGTTCATGTTCCTAAGGTCAACAAGAACTATATGGCTATCTGTCCCTCCGGTAACTATTTTAAACCCTTCTTTTGCGAGTTCTTCAGCCATAACCTTTGCATTGAGTATAACCTGCTTAGCGTAAGCCTTAAACTCTTCTGTCATGGCTTCTTTAAAGGCAACAGCTTTGGCTGCTATTACGTGCATGAGTGGACCACCCTGGATTCCTGGAAATACCGATTTGTCTATCGCCTTTGCAAACTCCTCTCTGCACAGAACGAAACCGCTTCTTGGACCTCTAAGGGTTTTATGGGTAGTTGAAGTCACGAAATGGGATTCCGGAACAGGGTTTGGATACTCACCCGCAGCCACGAGCCCTGCATAGTGGGCCATGTCAACCATAAGCAGTGCTCCAACTTCGTCAGCTATCTCCCTGAGCTTTGCCCAGTCTATCACTCTTGGGTAAGCCGAAGCTCCTCCCACTATAAGCTTAGGTTTATGCTCTTTTGCGAGTTTATAAGCTTGGTCGTAATCTATCAGCTCCGTTTCTGGATTAACCCCGTACTGGACAACGTTGTAAAGTTTTCCAGAAAAGTTGACCTTCGCTCCATGGGTGAGGTGTCCGCCGTGGGCAAGGTTCATGCCCATTATGGTATCACCCGGCTCCAGAACTGCCATGTAAACAGCCATATTAGCTTGAGAGCCGGAGTGGGGTTGCACGTTAGCATGCTCTGCACCGAAGAGCTTCTTCGCCCTTTCTATAGCGAGTGTCTCCGCTATATCTACAAACTCACACCCTCCATAGTATCTCTTCCCTGGTAGACCTTCAGCATACTTGTTTGTAAGGACACTACCCGTAGCCTCCATTACGGCAAGGGATGTAAAGTTTTCGGAGGCTATAAGCTCAAGGTGGTAAAACTGTCTTTCATACTCTTTAACGACAACCTCAAATATCTCAGGGTCTGTCTTGAGCAGGTTTTCCATGAGAGAATTATATCACCTCTCAGGGCAGAGATTTTCCCTAAGCTTTAGAGCCGCTTCAACCAGCTTTTCTCTTTTTATGTCCGTCCCCACTGTCTCTTCCCAAAGTTCTTCACTTTCCGTTTCAATTCCACTATCAAAGTAAGATTCCATCATTGATACGAAGTTCTCAAAGGTACTCTCAACCATAAGCTCGGCATCTTTAAGGGTGGGGTACACCTCGGCAAAGTTTTCAAGATTGACCTCCTCTGAGAATTCCAGAAACAGTTGAAGTCCCAAACAGATGCACTCTTTGATATCAACAGCCTTTATATCCCTGATTTCTCGGGATGGGGAGTTCTCCATTTCGTCCGCCAAAAGGGGTATAAGAACGGATATGTAAGCGAATACGTTGCTCAAGTTTATAGGCATGTCCTGAGTCTTACCAAGCTTTAATATCTCTCTCAGAGAGAATACGGATTTTTGGAGTAAGACGACGGAGAGTTCCCTGTAGTCCTGATTGCCCGTATCCTCCCATTTTGTATAAAAGCTCATGCCTAAATCCCCGAATATCAGAGGTGAGAACTCCTCGGTATAAGGTACGTACTTATCAAAGCTGTACAGGAGGCTTTTCAAAAGTTCTATGTTATCGGTTCTCAAGCTCGTTATTACTTCGTATATGGTAAATGCTCTTTCTTCCTCGGAAAGCTCTTCCTCCATATACTGCTCAAGCAGGCTCTTAAGTTCTTTGTAAGTATTTAGGTCCTCTACAAGCCTTGCGTAAGTGTATATAGCCTTTTCCATGAGAATTTTCTTTAAGTTTTGGTTATCAGCTCTGTCGTATTTATCCATGAAGAGATCAAACAGTCTCTGGGATTCCTCTTCATCAATGAACCTGAAGAGAACATGACCCAGGAAGACCTCTAAGGCTCCCGGGTCGTATTCTGAGCAGTCTGAGAGTATATCTTCAAGGGTTTCTATATCTACTTCCACTTTGTCCTCAAGGAGTAAGTTATTTAGCTTCTCAAGGTCATCGCTCCTTAAGAGTTCTTTAATCTCCTCTCCGGAGACGGGAGACTGCCCATATCCTTTAAGGTTTACAGATATGAGCTCTTTCCCGAAGCCTTGCTCACGCAAAAGTTTTTCAGATATCACTACTATATCCGCCTCCGGTTTAATAAGGTCCTCTGGAGTAGGGTTATTGGGGTCCAGACAAACGAACTCTCCGGTGGAGTTTATGTTCTCCACGGCGGTTAAGAAGTCAGGTGATTCCAGTAAGGCTCTCTCCAGCTTATCTCTTTCCGTACTGGTTCCTCCGTAATCTACGAGGATTGCCTTGTCTTCGCTCTCACCTTCAATATATAGGAGTAAGTATTCAACCTTCAACCTTTTCGTATTGAATATGTAGGATATATCCTTAAGTTTGTTGTTTTCTAAGACTTCCTTTACAGATTCTCTTCCCTTAAGAACTTCCAGTTTCATACAGATAAAAGATAGTACTATATATTACCAGCTTCAAACATAAATACAGTTGAGCAACAACTCGGTGACAGAACTGGCTCAAGACCTATTGATTTGGAGTAGGTCACGACCCCTTCGGCAGGGAAGGCTATACCGTTCACACCTGCTAATATGGAGTATACGTCAAGCTTAACTCTTTCAGCTCCCGCTGGTCTTGCACATCCTACCATTATCGGAGATTCAGGCATGTTCTTTCTGGCATATAGAATCACGTCAACGCTTTCTTCAACTGACGGTGGAGGAAGAAGCTGAAACCTCGCTTTTCCATAATAAGGCATAACTACAACTAAAACGAGAGCTTCGGGTTTATACTTGGCGATAACATCAAGGGCTTTATACTCACCCTTTATCTTACCGTAATGGAGACCTATTATGACGTGGGGGACGATCTTCAACTGAGCTTCTCTGAGGAGCCTTAGAGACTCATCGTAATCTCTTACGCTTTTGTGGGGCATCTTGTAAACCTGGGAGATGGTTTCATCGTCACCTATTATGTCCAGGAGAACAGCGTCAACCTCTGCATCCTTTAAACCTTGCACGTAACTCTCATTAACGAGACCAACATGGCAGGTGACAAGCATACCTAACTCTTTTTTGACAGCTTTCATAGTGTCAAAGAAAGGTTCCAGCTCCACAACGCCGTCCCTGTTGGAACCTCCAGACACGAGTATACCTTCAACTCCCTGTTCCTTCAATTGAGAACACACTTTCCAGAGTTCTTCAGGTGAGGTCGCCGGTATCATGTGCCAAAGTATTTTGCTGGCACAGTGGTCACACATAAGCTCGCAGTTTCTACCGGTTATAGATATATCTACGAACCGCGGTGGAGTTTTTATAGAAAAGTCATCAACCTCGTAATGTTTAAATCCAGGGCTGTGAAAGTAGACCTTCTTACCAAAGTTTTTTAGCCTTATATCAAGCCCTTCCCTTAACCTCTCAGCAAGCCTTTCGTCAACTTCAAAGTCAAGTTCTAACATAGTATTTAAGGAGTCCGGGGCAGAGCCCCGACACTGTTAACCGCACTTAACGCCTTTCTCTTCGGCGACCTTTCTGAGCGCCTCAACAGCCTCAGGACCTTTCATCAGTTGGTTGACCTCATCAGCGTTTGTGGGCTTGAGTTTTACAACCCAACCCTGTCCATAGGGGTCATCGTTCACAAGAGCGGGGTTTCCTTTTAGACTTTCGTTGATTTCAACTATCTCTCCGGTAAAGGGTGCAGGGACAGGTCCGACCCACTTTCCACTTTCAATGGTGGCAACGCTCTTTCCCTTCTTGACCTCTTTACCCACCTTCTTAGGAGTGTAGGCAACAAGTCTCCCAGCCATTGCAGCGGCTATTGAGGTTAGCCCAACAGTGTAAGTTCCATCTCCGTTGTCTTTAACCCATGTAAAGGCGTTTGCCTCTGGGTCAACATGATAGAGCAGGTCCTCTGGAACCTGACATCCGTTTACCTCTGCCATTTCACACCTCCCATTTATTGAAATTTAAGGAATATTCTATACTATCTGGACTCCTCAGAATACTATTAGCTTATCAGCTTCCATAGCTCTAAGAGCAAATTCACTTGCCGGAACTACACCATCCAGCTCGGGTATCAGTTCCTCCTCGGTGAGTCCCAGAGAATCAACAGCCTGCTTGCACGAATAAAACTTTACCCCCGCAAGCTTAGCGTCTCTCATGAAGTCATAGACAGTTTTGGGTTTTTGTCCATTCTGCTGGAAGCAGTTACCCTCCGCAGACGGGCATATCTTCTCTGCTATCCCCCTACGGATCAGATGGGTTCCATCCATGTTAAAGAACACTTCCACCTCAGCATCGTTAGCTGCCATGAGGGCTGCAATGTAAAAGGGCGAGGCACACCGCCAGGGTGTCCTCGGACCGCTCGTCATGAGTATAACTATCTTCTTCTCCTCTTCCATGTCCCAAACCTTTATCAGGCGAGTCCAAGCCTCTTGAGAACGGGAATGGGGTCGGAGAGGTTGTCCTTGAGCTTCACGTCGCCAGAGCTGTAACCGAAGGCGAGACCCAGAAGCTGCGTAAAGTAAGCAGCGGGAACGTCAACATCGGGAACACCCTTCATCATGAGCCTGTGCCTGTACATTTCAAGAGATGCGTGACACAGCGGACACTCTGTGGCTATTATGTCTGCACCGTTCCTCTTTGCCATCTGGAGGATCATCATTACAAACTTCTCGGAGACCTGCTCATCAGAGAGGGAGTGGGGTCCTCCACAACACTGGGTATGCATGGGTTCAAACTCAACATTGGTAGCCCCTGCAGCTTCCAAGAGGGCTTCCATGTAGTATGGATGCTCGTCATCATCGGCGGTTTCTCTCATTCTGGGTCTATCTTGCTCTTCAGAGCCAATGTGAGAGTAGGTCCTTGCATAGAAGTGAGGTCTTGTATATAGGCAACCGTAGTAGTTGGCTACCTTTAAACCTTTGAGAGGTTTCTTCGTTCTTTCCTTAACCTTTTGAGGTCCAGCCTCGTGGTAAAACCATTCAAGTATATGATATGTGTGGGGTATTTCAGCCAGAGGGTCAACTCCTCCTTCTTTTAAAAGGGCATTTATTCTCTCAAAGACGTTCTTGTCTGTTTCAAGGAAGTACTCCGCTCTCTGAAGTGAGAAGGAGCATCCGTTGCAGGGGGCTACGATAGTGCTGTGCCCCTGTCTCTTCGCAAGAGACATGTTCCTCGCATTGAGGAGCATAGTTCCCCAGAAGGTGACATTCTTTGTTTCCATAGCACCGCAACAGTTGTAGTCCTCAAGATAATCAAGCTCAAGACCCAACTCCTTAGCAACTATCCTGGTAGAAACATCGTACGCTCTTGCAGCACCTTCCAGAGAACATCCAGGGTAGTAAGCTACCCTCTTTCCTATACCACCCATAGGTGGTTTTCTTTCCTGTGCTACTGCCATCTCAATCACCTCCTCAACAGATTAGTGGGTAAATACTCCCTCTTCCTCCATAACTTTCCTGAGAACCTGCTTGAACCTGTTCCAATTTTTGGTCCTCGGGTGGAAAAGCATGTGCTTTGCGTTGAGGACGAGGAAGCCAATGTTCATACTCTTCAGTGGTTTTGCTGCGAGCTGCTTTAGCCAATCTGGCACTCCGCCCACAAAGGGTATAGGTTTCTTGAGAATTGGGTCCTTAACAACTTGGTAACCCTGTTTCTCCACCCATCCGAAGAGGAGCTCTCCATCCTCTATCCTGCCGTACTCATAGACGCTCTCTAAGAAGAACTTATCAAACTTCTTGGAAGGATATTCTTCTATTATTCCCCTCTTAGCCATAACCCTGAGTATCGCTTTCAGAACCTCTTCAACGAGAACACCCTTTGGACACCTGTGGGTACACTTGTGGCAGGACACACACCTCCACATGACATCTGCCCGCTTCTGGAGTTCATCAATCAACCCGAGCCTTGCCAGGTATATGAAGTGTCTGGGGTTGTACCTTTCATCCCAGTAGTTATGGACGGGACAGGAAGCTGTACAGTAAGAGCACTGGTAGCATTGGGTTATAGTCTTACCTTCAGGCTGCTGGAGGACTTCATCTAAGAACTCAAGGTCATAGTCGTTTATAACCCTGGGAAGTATTATTAAGTTCCAGTCTCCTGATACATCAACTCCATCAATAACTAACCTCTCTTTCCTGAGTACCCTTTCCGGGTCAACCAGGCTTCTCTCATGGATAGCCATCTCTCACACCTCCTAAGTAAATTCAACGGGGACATTAACCCCTAGGAGCCTCTTTGCCATGACTCCAGCAGGTGGGAAGAACCCCTTTGCGCTGTGCATCGTGGACAGGGTCATGTAATCTACATAGGTTGCGTATATCATTGCAAGGAATATGTCAACGAAGAGGTAGCCCTTAACCTTTATTCCAAACTCTTGGAGCTTTTCCGCTATTTGCTCGTAAACCTGTTTGAACTGCTCGTAGGTTTCTCCGTACATCCTCCTTCCACGTCCTCCTGTCGGGGGTTCCTCCTTAAGGAAAACGATAGCTCCCGTTTCACTCTCCGGGTCCCAGATCCAGCTGGTCCAGAGAATGTATTTCTCCGGAAAGGTAAAATGGAGGAGCTCTGCGGCTATGTCCCTGGCTGACTTTCTGTCAATTCCTCTCAGTTGCTTTGCAAATTCATCAACCTTCTCTTCCCATGTTCTTTCCGTATCCTTCTTCTTCCTGAGTAATCCACCCTTCTCATCGCCGTACAGGAGGTCACTTATAGCCTTTTTGAGTTTGTCTATGCCGGTTTCCTCAATAATCTGCTTCTTTTTCCTTCTTGCCGCGAATATCTTGTCAAAGATAGCCTCAAGCTCCTCTGCCTTTAAGGAAGGCAGCCTGTCTTTGGCAAGGGTTTTCTGGAAGAATTCGGATTTCTCCACCAATTCCTGATAGAATTCCTGGGCAAAGTCTTCCCCTTCACCAAGGATTTTAATCAGATAGTCCCTTATAAGGGCATCGTCAAGCGTGACAGCCTTAAAGCCGCCTTCCTTTCTTTCTTCACTCATAACTACGCTGACACCTTAGCTCCTATAAATGTTGCTGCTTCAGCTCCAGCAGCTTCACCCTCTGATAGGGAGGATTCAATGTCTATGGGTCCTTTGCAGGCACCCGCTATAAACACGCCTGGCTTGTTAGATATTATGTTGGAGCCAGCATCTTCTGCTGGAACAAGAAACTGGCTGTCTGGGTCCTGGGCGAGACCGAGTATCTTTGCAACCTTTTTGGTGCCTTCGGAAGGCTCCATTCCAAGAACTAAAACTACAAGGTCCATCGGAACCTCAGCAGGTCTCTGGACTATGGTGTCCTCATGCTTGACCCTCAACCTTCCATCTTGGGGGTTATAGGTTATCTCAGCTATCCTACCCCTTACGTACCTGACTCCGTGTTTCTCCTGAGGAGCCCAATAGAAGGGGTACTCCCATGTTCCGTAAGTCCTCACATCCATGTAGTAGCAGAACACATCAACTTCAGGGTAGTGTTCCCTTATCTCGGTTCCCTGAAGACCTGAAAGGGCACATCCGTATCTACAGCAGTGAACATTTGTAACACCAAGCTGTCTATCCCTGGAACCGACACAGAACACAAAGGCAACCCTCTTGGGAAGCTGTCCATTAGATGGTCTGTAGAGCTTTCCTTCCCTTGAGAACATTTGCTCAAGCTCAAGGTTGGTTATTACGTCAGGATAGATACCGTAGCCCAGCTCGCCCTTCCTTTTGGCATCAAAGTGCTGGAAACCTGTAGCTACAACTATTGCAGCTACCTCATGCTCCTCACCGTTGGATAACTTCACTTTAAAGTTTGGAGCTTCACCTTCACAGGCTTCAAGCTCAACACCGAGTTTCACATCAATGTTGGGGTTATTCTGGACCTCTTCTATGAAAGGTCCTATGACCTGCTGGGGAGTCATCTTTCTGGGTATTAGGGTGTGATAGTCCTCAATTACAGGCCTTCCACCGAGCTTTTGCTCCTTTTCTACGAGTATAGTGGGTATTCCGAGCTTACCCAGTGTCCTCGCTGCTGCAAGTCCTGCTGGACCTCCTCCGACCACCAGAACACTCTTAGCCATCTCCAACCTCCTTAATAAGAGTTATTAGAGTAAAGG from Hydrogenivirga caldilitoris includes these protein-coding regions:
- a CDS encoding DUF72 domain-containing protein codes for the protein MKGVYIGCSGFSYKDWRGTFYPSGISQSDLIRYYEKFFEVLEINYTFYSMPHTYTLESFLKKTRRLRFSIKVNSVFTHVRSYTDNELRKFKEGIKPIAESQRFIALLFQFPQNFTYSPESMVYLKRLSEDFVGYDRAIELRSRSFNRAEVFEELESLGFNLVNVDAPKIKGLLVGPWKSVGNFNYVRLHGRNKDKWFKGEESYERYDYLYSEEELLELKDKIEKLRQGKDTYIFFNNHYRGKGALNALQLKGLFSEAVEIPKGLVAAFSKRLWE
- the panD gene encoding aspartate 1-decarboxylase, yielding MKRQMLKSKIHRLTVTGADLHYEGSLSLDLELMEAADLLPFEKIDVYNINTGARFTTYVIPAPRYSGTVRLNGAAARLGAKGDLIIIASYAEYNENELEYYSPRLVYVDSENRIVSLKRSMEEEDVQCTGGNPRRG
- a CDS encoding rhodanese-like domain-containing protein; translated protein: MFNVPEVTPEEAKKLLEEEGDKVVLLDVRTPPEHFQLRIPNSLFVPLDDLRYKYSDLPKDKKYIVYCRSGERSAFATYFLRHMGYEAYNLAGGIISWPYERESGEVKS
- a CDS encoding EAL and HDOD domain-containing protein, whose amino-acid sequence is MSFVIARQPVFNAERSIYGYEVYLRRSDDLEKYPSDIPFNKATFIIAELVAELGLKRVSDNKKVFINVTLDSLLNKVLDLLPTEMVVFQLMPPQIEIGQSLYANAIKRIEELKEKGGLIALTEKLYSGKYADILRMSHIVEFSAQTVDEGRVNAVKRMQKKILISRIESEKEYNKVLGYGDLFEGNYLGSVSLVKEFEIAPFLKSTLMRMIASLNTVQSIREFAGIIASDVGMSAKLLRFVNSAYFARRKEIKDLVQACAYLGMDNLKKFTLLIATNDYVSVENPYLWKKSLIRAILAEEIMKRMKPELANEAYLVGLFSLIDKILGVNKIEFLREVNIDQEIIDAYTGANKPLSLVLQEASILEEALEIGGERLDSIVEKFAPKLRMEPYEVKNLLFQAQSQAEEILRI
- the glyA gene encoding serine hydroxymethyltransferase codes for the protein MENLLKTDPEIFEVVVKEYERQFYHLELIASENFTSLAVMEATGSVLTNKYAEGLPGKRYYGGCEFVDIAETLAIERAKKLFGAEHANVQPHSGSQANMAVYMAVLEPGDTIMGMNLAHGGHLTHGAKVNFSGKLYNVVQYGVNPETELIDYDQAYKLAKEHKPKLIVGGASAYPRVIDWAKLREIADEVGALLMVDMAHYAGLVAAGEYPNPVPESHFVTSTTHKTLRGPRSGFVLCREEFAKAIDKSVFPGIQGGPLMHVIAAKAVAFKEAMTEEFKAYAKQVILNAKVMAEELAKEGFKIVTGGTDSHIVLVDLRNMNLTGKEVEEALGRANITVNKNAVPFDPQKPTVTSGIRIGTSALTTRGMKEEEMKKIAKMISTVVKNIGDDKVIERVKEEVKGLCEQFPLYPELREKIDELRNSPTAGI
- a CDS encoding radical SAM protein; this translates as MLELDFEVDERLAERLREGLDIRLKNFGKKVYFHSPGFKHYEVDDFSIKTPPRFVDISITGRNCELMCDHCASKILWHMIPATSPEELWKVCSQLKEQGVEGILVSGGSNRDGVVELEPFFDTMKAVKKELGMLVTCHVGLVNESYVQGLKDAEVDAVLLDIIGDDETISQVYKMPHKSVRDYDESLRLLREAQLKIVPHVIIGLHYGKIKGEYKALDVIAKYKPEALVLVVVMPYYGKARFQLLPPPSVEESVDVILYARKNMPESPIMVGCARPAGAERVKLDVYSILAGVNGIAFPAEGVVTYSKSIGLEPVLSPSCCSTVFMFEAGNI
- a CDS encoding glycine cleavage system protein H, translating into MAEVNGCQVPEDLLYHVDPEANAFTWVKDNGDGTYTVGLTSIAAAMAGRLVAYTPKKVGKEVKKGKSVATIESGKWVGPVPAPFTGEIVEINESLKGNPALVNDDPYGQGWVVKLKPTNADEVNQLMKGPEAVEALRKVAEEKGVKCG
- a CDS encoding DsrE family protein; amino-acid sequence: MEEEKKIVILMTSGPRTPWRCASPFYIAALMAANDAEVEVFFNMDGTHLIRRGIAEKICPSAEGNCFQQNGQKPKTVYDFMRDAKLAGVKFYSCKQAVDSLGLTEEELIPELDGVVPASEFALRAMEADKLIVF
- a CDS encoding heterodisulfide reductase-related iron-sulfur binding cluster, producing the protein MGGIGKRVAYYPGCSLEGAARAYDVSTRIVAKELGLELDYLEDYNCCGAMETKNVTFWGTMLLNARNMSLAKRQGHSTIVAPCNGCSFSLQRAEYFLETDKNVFERINALLKEGGVDPLAEIPHTYHILEWFYHEAGPQKVKERTKKPLKGLKVANYYGCLYTRPHFYARTYSHIGSEEQDRPRMRETADDDEHPYYMEALLEAAGATNVEFEPMHTQCCGGPHSLSDEQVSEKFVMMILQMAKRNGADIIATECPLCHASLEMYRHRLMMKGVPDVDVPAAYFTQLLGLAFGYSSGDVKLKDNLSDPIPVLKRLGLA
- a CDS encoding 4Fe-4S dicluster domain-containing protein, whose translation is MAIHERSLVDPERVLRKERLVIDGVDVSGDWNLIILPRVINDYDLEFLDEVLQQPEGKTITQCYQCSYCTASCPVHNYWDERYNPRHFIYLARLGLIDELQKRADVMWRCVSCHKCTHRCPKGVLVEEVLKAILRVMAKRGIIEEYPSKKFDKFFLESVYEYGRIEDGELLFGWVEKQGYQVVKDPILKKPIPFVGGVPDWLKQLAAKPLKSMNIGFLVLNAKHMLFHPRTKNWNRFKQVLRKVMEEEGVFTH
- a CDS encoding FAD-dependent oxidoreductase — encoded protein: MAKSVLVVGGGPAGLAAARTLGKLGIPTILVEKEQKLGGRPVIEDYHTLIPRKMTPQQVIGPFIEEVQNNPNIDVKLGVELEACEGEAPNFKVKLSNGEEHEVAAIVVATGFQHFDAKRKGELGYGIYPDVITNLELEQMFSREGKLYRPSNGQLPKRVAFVFCVGSRDRQLGVTNVHCCRYGCALSGLQGTEIREHYPEVDVFCYYMDVRTYGTWEYPFYWAPQEKHGVRYVRGRIAEITYNPQDGRLRVKHEDTIVQRPAEVPMDLVVLVLGMEPSEGTKKVAKILGLAQDPDSQFLVPAEDAGSNIISNKPGVFIAGACKGPIDIESSLSEGEAAGAEAATFIGAKVSA